From a region of the Candidatus Sulfotelmatobacter sp. genome:
- a CDS encoding benzaldehyde dehydrogenase, which produces MIETSAPGLLRPDRWDGRFYSDGWRSTTGGTADVLDKSTGAVIGRIGVASVADVAAASKRAADAFPSWAATAPAERAAILHRAADLLEAAAGEISPWNVRETGGIPAKAGFEVQIAAGELRESANLVEHEARRIIERTAEVESIAVRVPIGVVGVITPWNMPLILAMRSVAPALALGNTVVLKPDLQTAVIGGFVIAEVLEQAGLPAGVFHVVPGDAEPGAALTEDPNVSMISFTGSTAVGRLVGAAAGRSLKRVALELGGNSPFIVLDDADLDLASSAGAFGSFFHQGQICMASSRHLVHERIAGAYVSKLVERAARLPVGDPSAGEVALGPLINDEQLARVVDIVDRTVQAGARVVTGATHEGRFYRPTVLTGVTPDMPAFSEEIFGPVAPITTFATDEEAIALANRTEYGLSSGIYSANVARAGAIAARLRTGLAHVNDQTVNDDPRIPFGGFGASGNGGRFGSLSNLEEFTTWRWLTIRQRGHQYPF; this is translated from the coding sequence ATGATCGAGACGAGCGCTCCCGGCCTGCTTCGGCCGGACCGTTGGGACGGCCGGTTCTACAGCGACGGCTGGCGTAGCACGACCGGCGGGACCGCCGACGTCCTCGACAAGTCGACCGGCGCGGTGATCGGGCGGATCGGCGTCGCCTCGGTGGCCGACGTGGCCGCGGCGAGCAAGCGCGCCGCCGACGCCTTCCCCTCCTGGGCCGCCACCGCGCCCGCGGAGCGCGCCGCGATCCTACACCGCGCGGCCGACCTGCTCGAAGCGGCGGCCGGCGAGATCTCCCCCTGGAACGTCCGCGAGACCGGCGGCATCCCCGCCAAGGCCGGGTTCGAGGTCCAGATCGCGGCCGGCGAGCTGCGCGAGTCGGCGAACCTGGTCGAGCACGAAGCGCGCCGGATCATCGAGCGGACGGCCGAGGTCGAGAGCATCGCCGTGCGCGTGCCGATCGGCGTCGTCGGCGTCATCACGCCCTGGAACATGCCGCTGATCCTGGCCATGCGCTCGGTCGCGCCGGCCCTGGCGCTCGGCAACACGGTGGTCCTCAAACCCGACCTGCAGACCGCCGTCATCGGCGGCTTCGTGATCGCCGAAGTCCTCGAACAGGCCGGCCTGCCCGCCGGCGTGTTCCACGTCGTGCCGGGCGATGCCGAACCCGGCGCCGCGTTGACCGAAGACCCGAACGTCTCGATGATCTCGTTCACCGGCTCGACCGCGGTCGGACGTCTCGTCGGTGCCGCCGCGGGGCGTTCGCTCAAGCGCGTCGCGCTGGAGCTGGGCGGCAACTCGCCGTTCATCGTCCTCGACGACGCCGACCTCGACCTGGCCAGCTCGGCCGGCGCGTTCGGTTCGTTCTTCCACCAGGGGCAAATCTGCATGGCGTCCAGCCGCCATCTCGTGCACGAGAGGATCGCCGGCGCGTACGTCTCCAAGCTGGTCGAGCGCGCCGCGCGCTTGCCGGTCGGCGACCCGTCCGCCGGCGAGGTCGCGCTGGGACCGCTGATCAACGACGAACAGTTGGCGCGCGTGGTCGACATCGTCGATCGCACGGTGCAGGCCGGCGCGCGCGTGGTGACCGGCGCGACCCACGAGGGCCGCTTCTACCGGCCGACGGTGCTGACCGGCGTGACGCCCGACATGCCCGCCTTCAGCGAAGAGATCTTCGGGCCGGTCGCGCCGATCACGACCTTCGCGACCGACGAAGAGGCGATCGCGCTCGCCAACCGCACCGAGTACGGGCTCTCCTCGGGAATCTACTCGGCGAACGTCGCGCGCGCCGGCGCGATCGCCGCGCGTTTGCGCACCGGGCTCGCGCACGTCAACGACCAGACCGTCAACGACGATCCGCGCATCCCGTTCGGCGGCTTCGGTGCGTCGGGCAACGGCGGCCGCTTCGGCAGCCTCTCCAATCTCGAGGAGTTCACCACCTGGCGGTGGCTGACGATCCGCCAGCGAGGGCACCAGTATCCGTTCTGA
- a CDS encoding class II aldolase/adducin family protein: protein MTALVTPVPAATGAAPARWSPEEWAIRVDLAAAYRLVAHFGWDDLIFTHISARLPGAEHRFLINPYGMLFSEITASSLVKVDLDGQVVEHTDFPVNPAGFTIHSAIHAAREDAQCVLHLHTVAGVAVSCQESGLLPINQTAMILNGQIATHEYEGIALDHDERPRLVADLGTKNAMLLHNHGTLTVGPSIPEAFLTMYFFERACATQIAVLAGGGALHWPTDAVQQVVRRQAGSGGTAPVARLAWGGMRRLLDRTDPSYAT, encoded by the coding sequence ATGACCGCTCTCGTCACGCCCGTCCCAGCCGCCACCGGCGCCGCGCCCGCGCGCTGGAGCCCCGAGGAGTGGGCGATCCGCGTCGACCTCGCCGCCGCGTACCGCCTGGTCGCGCACTTCGGTTGGGACGACCTGATCTTCACCCACATCTCGGCGCGGCTGCCGGGTGCCGAGCACCGCTTCCTCATCAACCCGTACGGGATGCTCTTCTCGGAGATCACGGCGTCGAGTCTGGTCAAGGTCGACCTCGACGGACAAGTCGTCGAGCACACCGACTTCCCGGTCAATCCGGCCGGCTTCACCATCCATAGCGCCATCCACGCCGCGCGTGAGGATGCGCAGTGCGTGCTGCACCTGCACACCGTCGCCGGGGTCGCGGTGTCGTGTCAGGAGAGCGGCCTGCTGCCGATCAACCAGACCGCGATGATCCTCAACGGACAGATCGCGACGCACGAGTACGAAGGCATCGCGCTCGACCACGACGAGCGCCCGCGCCTCGTCGCCGACCTCGGCACCAAGAACGCGATGCTGCTGCACAACCACGGCACGCTGACGGTCGGACCGTCGATCCCCGAAGCCTTCCTCACGATGTACTTCTTCGAGCGCGCTTGTGCGACGCAGATCGCCGTCCTCGCCGGCGGCGGAGCGCTGCACTGGCCCACCGACGCGGTGCAACAGGTCGTGCGGCGCCAGGCCGGCAGCGGCGGCACGGCACCCGTGGCGCGACTGGCCTGGGGCGGAATGCGCCGTCTCCTCGACCGCACCGACCCCAGTTACGCCACCTGA
- a CDS encoding MmcQ/YjbR family DNA-binding protein → MAATAGVCARLKTFALGFPGAYEDSPWGELVAKVDKKIFVWLPTPDDDRVRLVIKLRGDAHAAALAAPGASPTTYGLGNAGWVTVPHVEELPIALLRDWIEESFRLVAPKRRVAELDRRPSA, encoded by the coding sequence ATGGCCGCGACGGCGGGCGTTTGCGCGCGGCTGAAGACGTTCGCACTCGGGTTTCCGGGCGCGTACGAAGACAGCCCATGGGGCGAATTGGTCGCCAAGGTCGACAAGAAGATCTTCGTCTGGCTGCCGACGCCGGACGATGACCGCGTGCGGTTGGTGATCAAGCTGCGCGGCGACGCGCACGCCGCCGCGCTGGCCGCGCCGGGCGCGTCGCCGACGACCTATGGCTTGGGCAACGCCGGCTGGGTCACCGTGCCGCACGTCGAGGAGTTGCCGATCGCCTTACTGCGCGATTGGATCGAGGAGAGCTTCCGGCTCGTCGCGCCCAAACGGCGCGTCGCCGAGCTCGACCGCCGGCCCTCGGCGTAG
- the mdlC gene encoding benzoylformate decarboxylase — MTTATVREATEALLRTLGMTTVFGNPGSTELRFLREWPDDFRYVTALHEGSAVAMADAYAQVTGRAALVSLHSAGGLGNALGTLYTAARNHAPLVVIAGQQTRAMLPGDPFLYAKDAATFPQPYVKFSVEPARAADVPRAIARAHAIATTRPFGPTFVSIPEDDWDAEAAPFHPRRVIDDQTGSPALLDEVALALGGARAPAIVVGAGVDRDGAVESVIRLAERLTAPVWASALASRCSFPEDHPLFAGALARTRSRVREMLAPNDVVVVLGAPVFNFHVHTEGAFLDAATTLYQLTDDPDEAASAAIGTSILTTLRPAMARLLERIPTNGRPLPAPRPRPLVAPGSGVSIAALLDTLAQTMPREAILVEEAPSVHTTLHDTLPLQPGRFFTSGSGSLGYGLPAAIGAALGAPGTRVVALIGDGSSHYGIQGLWNAAQLHLPITFVIVNNGGYGAMRSFSELLGFEHTPSMAVAGVDYLALARGYGVAGVRVERRADLHQVLRDGFRSDGPVLIDVVIEDEAAKLY; from the coding sequence GTGACGACCGCGACCGTTCGCGAGGCGACCGAGGCGCTGCTGCGCACGCTCGGGATGACGACGGTCTTCGGCAATCCGGGCTCGACCGAGCTGCGCTTCCTGCGCGAGTGGCCCGACGACTTCCGCTACGTGACCGCGCTGCACGAAGGCAGCGCGGTCGCGATGGCGGACGCGTACGCGCAAGTGACCGGACGTGCCGCGCTGGTCAGTCTGCACTCGGCCGGCGGACTGGGCAACGCGCTCGGCACGCTGTACACCGCCGCGCGCAACCACGCGCCGCTGGTCGTCATCGCGGGCCAGCAGACGCGCGCGATGTTGCCCGGCGATCCGTTCTTGTACGCCAAGGACGCCGCCACGTTTCCGCAGCCCTACGTCAAGTTCAGCGTCGAGCCGGCGCGTGCCGCCGACGTGCCGCGCGCGATCGCGCGCGCGCACGCCATCGCCACGACGCGCCCGTTCGGACCGACCTTCGTCTCGATCCCCGAAGACGACTGGGATGCCGAAGCGGCACCGTTCCACCCGCGCCGGGTGATCGACGACCAGACCGGCAGTCCGGCGCTGCTCGACGAGGTCGCGCTCGCGCTGGGCGGCGCGCGCGCACCGGCGATCGTCGTCGGCGCCGGCGTCGATCGCGACGGCGCGGTCGAGAGCGTCATTCGCTTGGCCGAACGGTTGACGGCGCCGGTGTGGGCCAGCGCGCTGGCGAGCCGCTGCAGCTTTCCCGAGGATCATCCGCTGTTCGCCGGCGCGCTGGCGCGCACGCGCTCGCGCGTGCGCGAGATGCTCGCGCCGAACGACGTCGTGGTCGTGCTCGGCGCACCGGTGTTCAACTTCCACGTCCACACCGAAGGCGCGTTCCTGGACGCGGCCACGACGCTCTACCAGCTGACCGACGATCCCGACGAGGCCGCCTCGGCCGCGATCGGAACCAGCATCCTGACCACCCTGCGACCCGCGATGGCGCGACTGCTCGAGCGCATCCCCACCAACGGGCGCCCGTTACCCGCGCCGCGTCCGCGACCGCTGGTCGCACCGGGCAGCGGCGTTTCGATCGCCGCGCTCTTGGACACGCTCGCGCAGACGATGCCGCGCGAAGCGATTCTGGTCGAGGAAGCACCCTCGGTGCACACGACGTTGCACGACACGCTGCCGCTGCAGCCGGGCCGTTTCTTCACCTCGGGCAGCGGGAGCCTGGGGTACGGCTTGCCGGCGGCGATCGGTGCCGCGCTCGGCGCGCCGGGCACGCGCGTCGTCGCGCTGATCGGCGATGGCTCGTCGCACTACGGCATCCAAGGGCTGTGGAACGCCGCTCAGCTGCACCTGCCGATCACGTTCGTCATCGTCAACAACGGCGGGTACGGTGCGATGCGCTCGTTCTCCGAGCTGCTCGGCTTCGAGCACACGCCCAGCATGGCGGTCGCGGGCGTCGACTACCTCGCGCTGGCGCGCGGCTACGGCGTCGCCGGCGTGCGGGTCGAGCGACGCGCCGACCTGCACCAGGTGCTGCGCGACGGCTTTCGCTCCGACGGTCCCGTCCTCATCGACGTCGTCATCGAGGACGAGGCGGCGAAGCTCTACTGA
- the aroF gene encoding 3-deoxy-7-phosphoheptulonate synthase: MDAQTLPDPTGTPNLTMSAAFEGIEGSYSHAVLESYAGRRGVTFTPQGQPTYRGVAHAVLSGRADVGLLPVDNAIAGTIREGYDVLAEYELDLLAEITWRMDHKLLGVPGATLDGLREIDSHPVVLAECGRFLATLPDVRRIPVPDTGLAARDVAAAADPARGAIASAAAAQRFGLIELAGTIADHPDNFTRFILFRARNARGPAADFEPAEHFTNRKTSIVFGVADEPGALGRVLSVLGDHGLNCSKLDSKSRLGATHQYSFYADVDGDAREPRFDAALRALRGVTSVLHVIGSYDAATAPPRVRVAPAVVVDTTPPVAPAPPAKSSTPKVMRRDLNGRSRVVVGDVIVGDGHFVVVGGPCSVESREQVLATAEAVAAAGAVMLRGGAFKPRTSPYAFQGLGFEGVALLAEAGRSVGLPIVSEVMSIDQVERMAQSVDLLQVGARNMQNFDLLRAVGRTERPVLLKRGMAATIDELLSAAEYILAEGNPNVILCERGIRTFETATRNTLDLSAVPVLRERTHLPVMIDPSHGVGVRRWIGPLCRAAKAVGAHGLLVEVHPNPSEARSDADQALTFGDFARVMRELDAIPLLQDGLVGAG; encoded by the coding sequence ATGGACGCCCAGACGCTGCCCGATCCGACCGGCACCCCGAACCTGACGATGAGCGCGGCCTTCGAAGGGATCGAGGGCTCGTACTCGCACGCGGTGCTCGAAAGCTACGCCGGCCGGCGCGGCGTCACGTTCACCCCGCAGGGGCAGCCGACGTACCGCGGCGTCGCCCACGCCGTGCTCTCCGGCCGCGCCGACGTCGGTCTGCTGCCGGTCGACAACGCGATCGCCGGGACGATCCGCGAAGGCTACGACGTCCTGGCCGAATACGAGCTGGACCTGCTCGCCGAGATCACCTGGCGGATGGATCACAAGCTGCTCGGGGTGCCCGGCGCGACGCTGGACGGCCTGCGCGAGATCGACTCGCATCCGGTGGTGCTGGCCGAGTGCGGCCGCTTTCTCGCCACCCTGCCCGACGTGCGCCGGATCCCGGTGCCCGACACGGGCCTGGCCGCGCGCGACGTCGCCGCGGCCGCCGATCCGGCCCGCGGCGCGATCGCCTCGGCCGCCGCCGCGCAGCGCTTCGGGTTGATCGAGCTGGCGGGCACGATCGCCGACCACCCCGACAACTTCACCCGCTTCATCCTGTTCCGTGCCCGCAACGCACGTGGGCCGGCAGCCGACTTCGAACCGGCCGAACACTTCACCAATCGCAAGACCTCGATCGTGTTCGGCGTCGCCGACGAGCCGGGCGCGCTGGGTCGCGTGCTCTCGGTGCTGGGCGATCACGGGCTGAACTGCTCGAAGCTCGACTCCAAGTCGCGGCTGGGCGCGACGCACCAATACTCGTTCTACGCCGACGTCGACGGCGACGCGCGCGAACCGCGCTTCGACGCCGCGCTGCGCGCGCTGCGTGGCGTGACCTCGGTGCTGCACGTCATCGGCAGCTACGACGCGGCGACGGCCCCGCCGCGCGTGCGCGTCGCACCGGCCGTCGTCGTCGACACGACGCCGCCGGTCGCGCCGGCGCCGCCGGCCAAGTCCTCGACACCGAAGGTGATGCGCCGCGATCTCAACGGCCGCTCGCGCGTCGTGGTCGGCGACGTCATCGTCGGCGACGGACACTTCGTGGTCGTCGGCGGCCCGTGCAGCGTCGAATCGCGCGAACAGGTGCTGGCGACGGCCGAGGCCGTCGCCGCCGCCGGGGCGGTGATGCTGCGCGGCGGCGCGTTCAAGCCGCGCACCTCGCCGTACGCGTTCCAAGGGCTGGGCTTCGAAGGCGTCGCGCTGCTGGCGGAGGCGGGCCGTTCGGTCGGCCTGCCGATCGTCAGCGAGGTGATGAGCATCGACCAGGTCGAGCGGATGGCGCAGTCGGTCGATCTGCTGCAAGTCGGTGCGCGCAACATGCAGAACTTCGACCTGTTGCGCGCGGTCGGCCGCACCGAGCGCCCGGTGCTCCTCAAGCGCGGGATGGCGGCGACGATCGACGAGCTGCTCTCGGCCGCCGAGTACATCCTCGCCGAAGGCAACCCCAACGTCATCCTGTGCGAGCGCGGCATCCGCACCTTCGAGACGGCGACCCGCAACACGCTCGACCTCTCGGCGGTGCCGGTGCTGCGCGAGCGCACCCACCTGCCGGTCATGATCGACCCCTCGCACGGCGTCGGCGTGCGGCGCTGGATCGGGCCGCTGTGCCGCGCGGCGAAGGCCGTCGGCGCGCACGGGCTGCTGGTCGAGGTCCACCCGAACCCCAGCGAGGCGCGCAGCGATGCCGACCAAGCGCTGACCTTCGGCGACTTCGCCCGCGTCATGCGCGAGCTGGACGCCATCCCGCTCCTTCAGGACGGCTTGGTGGGGGCCGGTTAG
- the lptC gene encoding LPS export ABC transporter periplasmic protein LptC, translated as MKQLALAGVLALVAASPAPSPSRAPAPKAAVGSRYYTVETPQAHWNPDSGAFTASGPVKLTQPGLVAYADNAVGNTKDGTAVLTGHVRVHDNGTSGGTIAGSAKEPSTLTCDELDVNGKLDAYRAAGNAHYASVDRTASADTMILDRKHHKLYLDGAVALSQHGSTLVGDRVNVNLRSGQTDESGSPLVITAPASSAPAPRGSGAPATAPPHPGPMLAPLPGITPPQRAPVPTPLTPLPSPSPSHSP; from the coding sequence GTGAAGCAGCTCGCGCTGGCGGGTGTGCTCGCGCTGGTGGCCGCCTCGCCGGCGCCCTCGCCGTCGCGCGCGCCGGCGCCCAAAGCCGCGGTCGGCAGCCGTTACTACACCGTCGAGACACCGCAAGCGCACTGGAATCCCGACAGCGGCGCGTTTACCGCGTCGGGGCCGGTCAAGCTGACGCAGCCGGGGCTGGTGGCCTACGCCGACAACGCGGTCGGCAACACCAAAGACGGCACCGCGGTCTTGACCGGACACGTGCGCGTACACGACAACGGCACCAGCGGCGGCACGATCGCGGGCTCCGCCAAAGAGCCCTCGACGCTGACCTGCGACGAGCTCGACGTCAACGGGAAGCTCGACGCCTATCGCGCGGCCGGCAACGCGCACTACGCCAGCGTCGATCGCACGGCCAGCGCCGACACGATGATCCTCGATCGCAAGCACCACAAGCTCTATCTCGACGGCGCGGTCGCGCTCTCGCAGCACGGCTCGACGCTGGTCGGCGACCGCGTCAACGTCAACTTGCGCAGCGGGCAGACCGATGAGTCGGGCTCGCCGCTGGTCATCACCGCGCCGGCCTCGAGCGCGCCCGCACCGCGGGGCTCGGGCGCGCCGGCGACCGCGCCGCCCCACCCCGGCCCGATGCTCGCGCCGCTGCCCGGGATCACGCCGCCGCAGCGCGCGCCGGTGCCGACGCCGCTCACCCCGCTGCCGTCACCCTCGCCGTCGCACTCACCCTGA
- a CDS encoding glutathione S-transferase family protein: MTVTPQFPHEQADDGRFVRQDDAFRGWVSADGATGYPAVAGRYHLYVSLACPWAHRTIIVRKLKRLEDAIGMTVVDPIRDEMGWAFRPVPGASPADPINHFHYLAEAYQATDPHYRGRVTVPVLWDTVTRRIVSNSDDDIMRMLETEFDALGDASLDLYPVPLRGEIDALNAAIYSTVNDGVYQAGFATSQLAYETAAYRVFETLDALDARLADRRYLFGPRPLETDWRLFVTLIRFDPVYVGHFKCNLRRIADYPNLSGYLRDLYQVDGVAATVNFDHIKRHYYVTHDEINPTGIVPIGPLQDLRAPHGREKLAAGQEGNG, from the coding sequence ATGACCGTCACGCCGCAGTTTCCGCACGAGCAAGCCGATGACGGACGCTTCGTCCGTCAAGACGACGCCTTCCGCGGCTGGGTGAGCGCCGACGGCGCCACCGGTTATCCGGCAGTCGCCGGCCGCTATCACCTCTACGTCTCGCTGGCCTGCCCGTGGGCGCATCGCACCATCATCGTGCGCAAGCTCAAGCGGCTCGAGGATGCGATCGGAATGACCGTCGTCGACCCGATCCGCGATGAGATGGGCTGGGCGTTTCGACCGGTTCCCGGCGCCTCGCCGGCCGACCCGATCAACCACTTCCACTATCTCGCCGAAGCGTATCAGGCGACGGATCCGCACTACCGGGGCCGCGTGACGGTGCCGGTGCTCTGGGACACGGTCACCCGGCGCATCGTCAGCAACTCGGACGACGACATCATGCGGATGCTCGAGACCGAGTTCGACGCGCTCGGCGACGCGTCGCTCGACCTCTACCCGGTGCCGCTGCGCGGCGAGATCGACGCGCTCAACGCGGCCATCTACTCGACCGTCAACGACGGCGTCTACCAAGCCGGCTTCGCGACCTCACAGCTCGCCTACGAGACGGCTGCCTACCGCGTCTTCGAGACGCTCGACGCGCTCGACGCGCGCCTGGCCGACCGCCGCTATCTGTTCGGGCCCAGACCGCTCGAGACCGATTGGCGGCTGTTCGTGACGCTGATCCGCTTCGATCCGGTGTACGTCGGCCACTTCAAGTGCAACCTGCGGCGGATCGCCGACTATCCCAATCTCTCGGGATACCTGCGCGACCTCTACCAGGTCGACGGCGTCGCCGCGACCGTCAACTTCGATCACATCAAGCGGCACTACTACGTGACGCACGACGAGATCAACCCGACCGGGATCGTCCCGATCGGTCCGCTGCAGGATTTGCGTGCGCCGCACGGGCGCGAAAAGTTGGCCGCCGGCCAAGAAGGGAACGGATGA
- a CDS encoding PLP-dependent aminotransferase family protein — translation MDISALTGWELGPGRLPQRLAAALERALVAGVLGDGPLPAERRLAAALGISRGTVTAAYAELKDRKLVASRPGGYTEPDHVALAAPVRAARLAARWTVEETILREYATRDPAGLDLSFAFLGTPEGAQPLIDAAFARALTHRPNPTGYVAAGLAGLRERIADWYTHTLLLRTSADQIVITQGAYQAIYLAAMLALSPGDTVVAEVPMYPGALDIFRMHGAVIRDVGMFDEPKTLDALERAGTDVALVYATSAYRNPIGTTIDARSAARLARWSARADVTVVDDRALGLCGFGEWPRPLASFAPDAPILTLGSLDKTTGAGTRIGWMRVPRATAPKLARLKAIADLTSPPLMQQVAIELHDDLAAIAALRSAELKRRYERLAARLRTRFPRWRWETPAGGASIWVDVATDADVLQRAAGRAGVTLVTGSAFLPGGEHGRHVRIAFARPETLLDAAVDRLASVVRSG, via the coding sequence GTGGACATCTCCGCCCTGACCGGTTGGGAGTTGGGTCCGGGGCGCCTTCCCCAGCGCCTGGCGGCCGCGCTCGAGCGCGCCCTGGTCGCCGGCGTGCTCGGCGACGGACCGCTCCCGGCGGAGCGCCGGCTGGCCGCCGCGCTGGGCATCAGCCGCGGGACGGTGACGGCCGCCTACGCCGAGCTCAAGGACCGCAAGCTGGTCGCCAGCCGGCCCGGCGGCTACACCGAACCCGACCACGTCGCGCTGGCGGCGCCGGTACGCGCTGCGCGCTTGGCCGCGCGCTGGACGGTCGAGGAGACGATCCTGCGGGAGTACGCGACCCGCGATCCGGCCGGGCTCGACCTCTCGTTCGCGTTCCTGGGGACCCCCGAGGGCGCCCAGCCGCTGATCGACGCGGCCTTCGCCCGCGCGTTGACGCACCGGCCCAACCCGACCGGCTACGTGGCGGCGGGTCTGGCGGGCCTGCGCGAGCGCATCGCCGACTGGTACACGCACACGCTGCTGCTGCGCACCAGCGCCGACCAGATCGTCATCACGCAAGGCGCGTATCAGGCCATCTATCTGGCCGCGATGCTGGCGCTCTCGCCCGGCGACACGGTCGTCGCCGAAGTGCCGATGTATCCCGGCGCGCTCGACATCTTCCGCATGCACGGCGCGGTGATCCGCGACGTCGGGATGTTCGACGAGCCGAAGACGCTCGACGCGCTCGAGCGCGCCGGCACCGACGTCGCGCTCGTCTACGCGACCAGCGCGTACCGTAACCCGATCGGCACGACGATCGACGCGCGCTCGGCGGCGCGCTTGGCGCGCTGGTCGGCGCGCGCCGACGTGACCGTCGTCGACGATCGTGCGCTGGGGCTGTGCGGTTTCGGCGAGTGGCCGCGCCCGCTCGCCTCGTTCGCGCCCGACGCGCCGATCCTGACCCTGGGCTCGCTCGACAAGACGACGGGTGCCGGCACCCGGATCGGCTGGATGCGCGTGCCGCGCGCCACCGCGCCGAAGCTGGCGCGGCTCAAGGCGATCGCCGATCTGACCTCGCCGCCCTTGATGCAGCAGGTCGCCATCGAGCTGCACGACGACTTGGCCGCGATCGCGGCGCTGCGCAGCGCCGAGCTCAAACGCCGCTACGAACGGCTGGCGGCGCGCCTGCGCACGCGCTTTCCGCGCTGGCGCTGGGAGACGCCGGCCGGCGGCGCCTCGATCTGGGTCGACGTCGCGACCGACGCCGACGTGCTGCAACGCGCCGCCGGCCGCGCCGGCGTCACGCTCGTCACCGGATCGGCGTTCTTGCCCGGCGGCGAGCACGGCCGCCACGTGCGGATCGCGTTCGCGCGGCCGGAGACGCTGCTCGATGCGGCCGTCGACCGCCTCGCGAGCGTGGTGCGCTCAGGGTGA
- a CDS encoding putative quinol monooxygenase, with protein sequence MIALHVRYGFKPEDVDEAIRCFTAIQTATRREAGCLAYSAFRADDDPTSFWLHEEWESPAHLQAHFETEHFQRYSVGGLQKIAVVREITRGAPAAL encoded by the coding sequence ATGATCGCACTCCACGTGCGCTACGGTTTCAAGCCGGAGGACGTCGACGAGGCGATTCGCTGCTTCACCGCGATTCAAACCGCGACGCGGCGCGAGGCCGGCTGCCTGGCCTACAGCGCGTTTCGCGCCGACGACGATCCGACGTCGTTCTGGCTGCACGAGGAGTGGGAGAGTCCCGCTCACCTGCAAGCGCATTTCGAGACCGAGCACTTCCAGCGCTACTCGGTCGGCGGGCTGCAGAAGATCGCGGTGGTCCGCGAGATCACGCGCGGCGCGCCGGCCGCGCTCTGA
- the msrA gene encoding peptide-methionine (S)-S-oxide reductase MsrA has translation MISMHWSHRWVLGAALAALLALGGRAFLTPAAADAPPPAGTERAVFAGGCFWGMELVFDNVRGVVRATPGFAGGSAATAHYEIVSTGTTHHAESVEVVYDPRVVSYQQLLQVYFRVAHDPTELDRQGPDEGTQYRSTVFYANDAQRAQAQAAIAQLTAQHVFPAPVVTTLEPLHGFYPAEAYHLHYAVRHPDDPYIVVNDLPKLAHLRAAYPQLTKPQQAAIR, from the coding sequence ATGATCTCGATGCACTGGTCCCATCGCTGGGTCCTCGGCGCGGCACTGGCCGCGCTGCTCGCCCTGGGCGGGCGCGCCTTCCTCACGCCGGCCGCCGCCGACGCGCCCCCGCCGGCCGGCACCGAGCGGGCGGTCTTCGCGGGCGGCTGCTTCTGGGGGATGGAGCTGGTCTTCGACAACGTCCGCGGCGTCGTGCGGGCGACCCCGGGATTCGCCGGCGGCAGCGCCGCCACCGCGCACTACGAGATCGTCAGCACCGGCACGACCCACCACGCGGAGTCGGTCGAGGTCGTCTACGACCCGCGCGTCGTCTCGTACCAGCAGCTGCTGCAGGTCTACTTCCGGGTCGCGCACGACCCGACCGAGCTCGACCGCCAAGGCCCCGACGAGGGGACCCAGTACCGCTCGACGGTCTTCTACGCCAACGACGCGCAGCGCGCGCAGGCCCAGGCGGCGATCGCGCAGCTGACCGCGCAGCACGTCTTCCCGGCACCGGTCGTCACCACGCTCGAGCCGCTGCACGGCTTCTATCCGGCCGAAGCCTACCATCTGCACTACGCGGTGCGCCACCCCGACGACCCGTACATCGTCGTCAACGACCTACCCAAGCTGGCGCACCTGCGCGCGGCCTACCCGCAGCTGACCAAGCCGCAGCAAGCCGCCATCCGCTAG